One window from the genome of Chiloscyllium plagiosum isolate BGI_BamShark_2017 chromosome 31, ASM401019v2, whole genome shotgun sequence encodes:
- the LOC122565116 gene encoding testis-specific serine/threonine-protein kinase 6-like has product MSGSKLLAQLGYKLGKTIGEGSYSKVKEAISKKYNKNVAIKVVDRKKVPKDFASKFLPRELAILRGIKHPHIVHVYEFIEVRNGKVYIVMELVSTNLLQLIQQRTCVSCQEAKCLFSQITKAIKYLHERDIVHRDLKCENILLTEQMQVKLADFGFGRKSRGYPELSTTYCGSAAYSPPEVLLGVPYDPKKYDIWSMGVILYVIVTGYMPFNDSSISKLPEKQLMGVIYPEEIMLEEKCQSLIEKLLTFSPPMRPTANQVTRHAWFRERK; this is encoded by the coding sequence ATGTCGGGGAGCAAACTACTAGCACAGTTAGGTTATAAACTGGGAAAAACTATAGGAGAAGGCAGCTACTCCAAGGTTAAAGAGGCCATTTCAAAAAAGTACAACAAAAATGTTGCAATCAAAGTGGTCGATAGGAAAAAAGTTCCAAAGGATTTTGCCAGTAAGTTCTTGCCGAGGGAGTTGGCCATTTTGAGAGGGATCAAGCATCCTCATATTGTCCATGTCTATGAGTTTATTGAAGTTCGCAATGGGAAAGTCTACATTGTCATGGAGCTGGTCTCTACAAATCTTCTACAGTTGATCCAACAAAGAACCTGTGTCTCATGCCAGGAAGCCAAGTGCTTGTTTTCTCAAATCACCAAAGCCATCAAGTATCTTCACGAGCGTGACATTGTCCATCGGGATCTCAAGTGTGAGAACATCCTACTGACAGAGCAGATGCAGGTGAAGCTGGCAGATTTCGGATTTGGGAGGAAGAGCCGAGGCTATCCGGAGCTCAGTACTACCTACTGTGGCTCTGCAGCCTACTCTCCTCCTGAGGTCCTCTTGGGGGTCCCTTACGATCCCAAAAAGTATGATATCTGGAGCATGGGAGTCATCCTGTATGTGATAGTTACCGGGTATATGCCATTCAATGACTCCAGCATCAGCAAGTTACCAGAGAAACAGCTTATGGGTGTGATTTATCCAGAAGAGATTATGCTAGAGGAGAAGTGCCAGTCTTTGATAGAGAAATTGTTAACTTTCAGTCCACCGATGCGTCCAACGGCTAACCAAGTTACAAGACATGCATGGTTTAGAGAACGCAAATAA